The sequence ACGCCATCATTGACCGGACCCACCAGAAAAATGACGCGTTCTTTCAGCAAGCGCGAATAAATATCGTAGGAGCGTTCCCCGCGTCCGCTTTGCTCGATCACCATCGGGATCATGCCGAGCATCTGTGGTTCCATCGCGAAATTTCTTGTCATCATGAATAGTTGCTTTCCTTTGGAGAGCACACGGCGTTGTTTTATGCCTGTGCGTTGTTGCCCATCAATTCATCGAACGCGACCAGCTTCTCTGTCACTTTCGATTTTCCCAAGACGTAATTGACGACGTTTTCTTCCAATACAAGGGCTTCCACCTCAGCGAGACGATTGCGATCGCTGAAATAGTACTGCATCACTTGCTGAGGATCTTCGTAGCTCTTGGCGAAGTCTTCGACCTGCGCCTTAACCTGGTCTGCAGTGGCTTGCAGGCTATTTGTCTTGACCACTTCGGCCAGGATCAGCCCAAGGCGGACGCGGCGCTCAGCCTGGGCAGTGAACAGCTCAGGAGGAAACGGCATGCTCTTGACGTCCATGCCACGCTGCTGCATATCCTTGCGGGTCAGCTCGACCAGGCGCTCGACGTCTTGCTCGACCAATGCGTTTGGCACATCGAGTTGAGCGGACTTGATCAGCGCATCCATCACGCTATCCTTGGTCTTGGCTTTGGTACGACCGCCCACTTCACGTTCGAGATTGAGTTTGATATCAGCGCGCATCTTGGTAATGTCACCGTCTTCGACACCCAGCGTGATAGCAAACTCGGCGTCGACTTCAGGCATGTGCGCCCACTCGAGTTTTTTCAGTGTGATCGTGAATTCAGCGGTTTTGCCGGCAACATCCTTGCCGTGGTAATCGGCAGGGAACGCCAGCGGGAAAGTTTTTGCCTCGCCGACCTTGAGGCCGGTAATGGCGGCTTCGAATTCCGGCAGCATGCGACCTTCGCCGAGCACGAAGGCGTAGTCATCAGCCTTACCACCCGGGAATTCAACACCGTCGATCATGCCGGTGAAATCGACCGTCACGCGATTATCTTTTTGGGCGGTCTGGTCCGGACCACCGTCGCCATGGGCATCTTGCTCGCCCTTGACGTGGAAGTGGGCACGCTGCTTGCGCAGGATAGCGATGGTTTTGTCGATTTCTGCGTCGGTGACTTCGGTGACGGTTTTTTCAACTTCGGTCACGCTCAGGTCACCGACGATGACTTCCGGATAGATTTCGAAAGTGGCTTCGAAAAGAATGGAGCCTTCGACGGCATCTTCGCCAGCTGCTTTCGGTTCGATGCGCGGGTAACCGGCGACGCGCAAACTGTTTTCGTTGGCGGCATCATTAAAAGCGCGACCAACCTTGTCGTTCAATACTTCGGTTTCGACTTGGTAGCCAAATTGGGCTGCGACCATTTTCATTGGCACTTTGCCAGGACGGAAGCCAGGTGCCTTGGCGGATTTAGCGCGTACCTTCAGGCGTTTTTCGACTTCTGCCTGGACATCTGCCAAAGGGACCGTGATGGTGATACGGCGCTCAAGTTTTTCGAGGGTTTCGACAGCAGTTGCCATGTGAATCGTCCAAATAATGAAAAAGAATTCTGTGGTGCGAGGAGGGGGACTCGAACCCCCACACCATTACTGGCGTCAGGACCTAAACCTGGTGCGTCTACCAATTTCGCCATCCTCGCGGGAAAGTGCACCTGCCAAAAGCAAAAAGCGACCCTGAGGTAAATACGGTCGCCTTGCACTGCCTTTGCCAGAGGCCGTTCTGCATCAGCGCTCGATTTTACTGGATTTTATTCCCGTCCGTCGTGATTTTTGGCGCGGTGCCGGCAGACGCCACTGCGCCAAGCCCTTGCCATCAAGTCACCGACGGTTTTTTTACGCGGAACCACGCCGCATACAGCGCCGGCAGGAACAGCAGCGTGAGCGCTGTGGCGACAATCAACCCGCCCATGATAGCTACCGCCATGGGTCCCCAGAAGACCGACCGTGACAAGGGAATCATCGCCAATACGGCAGCGGCAGCCGTGAGAATAATGGGACGGCAACGTCGCACTGCGGACTCGACAATGGCATCCCACGGCGCGGCACCGGCAGCAATATCCTGCTCGATCTGGTCGATCAGGATCACCGAGTTGCGGATGATCATGCCGAACAGCGCAATCACGCCGAGCTGCGCGACAAAGCCGAATGGCCGGTTCAGTAGCAGCAAGGCCATCGCTGCGCCTGCCACGCCGAGCGGCCCGGTCAGGAAGACCAGCAGCGAGCGCGAGAAGCTATGCAGCTGCAACATCAGTAACGTGAAAATAATGAAGATCACCAGCGGCACATTGGCCGCGATCGATTCCTGTGCCTTGCCGCTATCGGCAGCGGCACCGGCCAGATCAATCTTGTAACCCGCAGGCAAACTGGCCCGCAGCACGTCGAGCTTCGGATTGATCTGACCCGATACCGTCGGTCCCTGAATACCATCGGCCACATCCGATTGCACGGTCACGGCCCATTCGCGGCCTTCACGCCAGATCACGCCCGGCTCCCAGACAAACCGGGCCCGTGCCAGCTGCGACAGCGGCACCGATTTGCCACTGGCCGTCGGAATATTGGCCTGATCCAATGCGGAAATCGTCGAGCGTTCCTCGACGGGCTGACGGACGACGATATCGATGAGGCGATTGCCATCGCGATACTGGCCGACCGTCGAGCCGGTCAGTATCGTATTGGCGGCGCGCATCACGGCCTGCGACGTCACGCCAACCGCGCGCATTTTTTCCTGGTCCAGATCGATCCGCAAGACCTTGACCGATTCGTTCCAGTTATCGTTGACACCGATCGCATTCGGGTTGGTACGCATGATGTCCTTGACCTGATCGGCGATCGCCCGCACCTTCGTCACTTCGGTACCGGTGACACGGAACTGCACCGGATAAGGCACTGGCGGCCCGTTCGGCAACAGCTTGACGCGGCCGCGCACCTCCGGAAAATCCGTCTTGAAAATCGCGACTATCTTCAGGCGCAAGGCCTCGCGCGCTTTCAGGTCTTTGGCCAGCACAACGATTTGCGAGACATTGGTCTGCGGAAAAATCTGGTCCAGCGGCAGATAAAAACGCGGGCTGCCGGTGCCGACATAGCTGGTCACGCTCTCGACACCGTCCTGTTTCTGGATAAAGGCCTCGAACTTTTTCGCCTGCGCTTCGGTGGCCTTGAAGGCGGAGCCTTCCGGCAGCCACAGCTCCACCATCAGTTCGGTACGACTGGAATCCGGAAAAAATTGCTGCTCGATAAACTTGAAGCCGAACACGCCCAGACCGAATGCCGCCAGCGTCAGCAAGATCGTGGTCTTGCGCCACTCGACGCACCAGTTGACCGTCTTGCGAAACCGGTTGTACATCGGCGTGTTGAACAATTCATGATGGGCATCAGCGCCGGCAGCAGGCTTGACCTTGAGCAGCAGGTAGCCGAGATAGGGCGTGAAAATCACGGCCACCAGCCAGGAAATAATCAGGGCCAGGGCATTGACTGAAAACATCGAGAACGTGTACTCGCCGGCGGCCGACTTGGCCAGGCCGATCGGCAGAAAACCCGCGGCGGTGATGAGCGTGCCGGTCAGCATCGGCATCGCCGTCGACGTGTAGGCAAATGTGGCGGCATCAAAGCGCGACAGCCCTTCTTCCATTTTCCGCACCATCATTTCGACGGCGATGATGGCATCGTCGACCAGCAGGCCAAGCGCGATGATCAGCGCACCCAGCGAAATCTTGTGCAGGTCAATGTCCAGGATGCGCATGAACAGGAAGGTGATGGCCAGCACCAGCGGGATCGTCAGGCCGACCACCAGGCCGGGACGGATATCGAGACGGAATGGTTTGGTATGCAGGCCCAGCGCCAGAAAACTGACTGCCAGCACAATCAGCACGGCTTCGACCAGCGTGTGCAGGAATTCGCTGACCGAGGCAATCACGGCTTTCGGCTGGTCGGCCACGCGCGACAATTCGACCCCGACCGGCAACTTGGCCTTGATCGTCGCCAGCGTACTGTCCAGGCTCTTGCCGAGTTCAATGATGTTGCCGCCCTTCTCCATCGAAATGCCGAGACCGATGACCTCCTTGCCATTGAAGCGCATCTTATCCTGCGGTGGATCGCGATACTCGCGTCGCACCGTGGCAAAGTCACCAAGCTTGAAACTGGTGCCATTGGCGCGCAGGTCGAGGTTCTGTAAGTCCTTGACGGTCAATAACGCGCCGCTCACGCGCACCTGCAAGTTATCGGTCTGCGTGACCAGCACGCCGGTGCCCTCGACCGGGTTTTGTGCGGCCAGTTGCGCGATGATGCTGTCGAGCGTGATGCCGAGCTGGGCAAATTTCTTTTGTGAAAATTCGATCGTGATGCGCTCATCCTGCACCCCGAACAGCTCAACCTTGGCGACTGACTTCGCGCGCAATAATTGCTGGCGCACAAAATCGGCATAATCCTTCACTTCGGCATACGTGAATCCGTCGCCCGACAACGCCACGATCGAGCCGTAGGTATCACCAAATTCATCGTTGAAGTAAGGTCCATTGACGCCGGCAGGCAAGGTGGCGCGGATATCGCCGATTTTCTTGCGCACCTGGTACCAGGAGGCGGCGGTTTCCTTGGGCGGCGTCGACTCGCGCAATTGCAGGATGATGGTTGTTTCACCGGGCTTCGAATAGCTGCGGATCTTGTCGATGTACGGTGTTTCCTGCAGCTTTTTTTCGAGCTTGTCGGCGACTTGCTCGGCCATCTGCAATGCTGTCGCGCCAGGCCAGGTTGCCCGCACCACCATCGCCCGGAACGTGAACGGCGGGTCCTCGTCCTGACCCAGGCGGGCGTAACTGAGCATGCCGCCTATCAGCAGCACGGCCATCAAATAACGGGTCAGCGGAATGTGTTCCAGTGCCCAACGCGACAGGTTGAATCCGCCCTTCATTTGCTTGCTCCGCCCGATTTGCCAGCCGATTGCAGGGCCGCGTCGCGGACCGCGAGGTCATCGTTGAGGATGGTGACTTTCTGCCCGGGCTTGAGCAAGTTGACGCCGGCGGTGACGATGGTCTGGCCGGGCGCCACGCCACCGGAGAGCAAAATATCATTACCGGCCGGGCCGGAAATCTGTACTGGCACGAGCTTGACGACACCGCCTTCGATGACCCAGACCGCGGTCGCCGACTTGTCGCGCACCAGCGCGTTGAGCGGAACCCGGATCATCGCGCGCGGGATGCTGCTGACAAAACTAACGTAAGCCGTCATGCCAAGTCGCACCTGCGTCGCCTCGGCCGGCAACGCAATCCGTGCAGTGAAAGTACGCGAGACCGGATCTGCCATCGGCGACAGCTCGCGCAGCTTGCCCTGAATGATGGTGCCCGGATCGGCCCAGACATGGACACGGATATCCGTCACCTGGCGCAACAGGTCCACCTGGTCTTCGGGAATACCGATGACGACATCCTTCTCGCGCGTCTGCGCCACGCGCACCACCGGCGTACCGGCTGCAACGACCTGACCGGCTTCGGCATCGATGCCGGTAACCACGCCATCGACATCGGCAACCAGCGTGGCATAGCCGGTCTGGTTCGATTGATTACGCGCCGCGGCAGTGGCCTGATCGAAGCTGGCTTGCGCTGCCTGAAACGCGGTTTGCTTGGCGTCCAGCACAGCCTGACTGACAAAATTACGCGCCCGTAAATCTTCATAGCGCTGTTGCTCGGCCCTGGCCAGATCACGATTGCTCTGCGCCGCTTTCAATACCGCCGCCGTTTGCAATTGCGCCAGCTGCAAATCCTGCGGATCGAGCTGCATCAGCACCTGGCCACGCTTGACCAGACTACCGACCTCTACCTTGCGCGCGACGATCTTGCCACCGACCCGGAATCCGAGGCGCGATTCGATGCGCGGTCGCACATCGCCGGAAAATTCCGCCTTCGCCTCCGTATCCGCCGCAGCCAGCGTCATGGCCCGGACAGGGCGGATATCTTCAGCTTTTTCGACTGGTTTGGAACAGGCAGCGAGCAATGCTAGCGTCAGCACGAGCGAAGTCGTCGACGCAACAGGGAAACGGGAGGAATTGAGACGGGAGGCCAAGGTGCTTTCCTTTATGATGCGGGCTGAAAAAGAAGTACTGGAAACGGGAATTTCTGCCCGTACTTCTTGTACCGCTGCGAGCTTAAAACAATTACTGACCAATCAGTTAGTAATTATTACAAAAGTCCGTCTGAATTTTTAAACCGCCCTTCTGGCCCGGAGAAAACCTGCATGGCCGTCGATCATTACGAAAATTTTCCGGTTGCCTCCATCCTGCTGCCAGCGCGGCTTCGCCCGGCCGTCGAAGCCATTTATGCGTTCGCCCGCAGCGCCGATGACATCGCCGACGAAGGCGATGCGAGACCGGACCAGCGCATCGCGGCACTCGATGCCTACGAAGCGCAACTTGACCTGATCGCCGCCGGAGGCGTACCGACCGAAGCGCTGTTTCGCAAGCTCCATGGCATTGTGCAGGCGTGGCAATTGCCACTGACGCCGCTGCGGGACTTGCTGTCAGCGTTCCGGCAAGATGTCGTGACGACCCGCTACGCCGATTTCACGACGCTGCTTGATTACTGTCGACGCTCGGCCAACCCGGTCGGGGCGCTGATGCTACATCTGTACGGCGCGGCCGACGTGCGCAATCTGGCGCAATCGGACGCCATCTGCAGCGCGCTACAGCTGATCAACTTCTGGCAGGACGTCGCCATCGACTGGCAGAAATCGCGCATCTATTTGCCGATGGAGGATCTGGCCCGTTTCGGGGTGGACGAAACCCGGCTCGACGAACAGCGCGTTGATGGCGCCTGGCGTCAATTGATGGCCTTCGAAGTCGAGCGCGCCCGCGCGCTGCTGCTGGCCGGCGCGCCGCTCGCCCTGCGCCTGCCGGGACGGATAGGCTGGGAATTGCGGCTGGTGGTGCAAGGCGGATTGCATATCCTCGCCGCCATCGAAGCCGCGGATTACGACGTCTTCCGGCAGCGTCCCACGCTGCGCAAGGCAGACTATCTGCGCCTGCTGTGGCGGGCGCTGCGGATGTAAATACCAGCGGTATCGACATAAGATTTGTCGGTATCGCCACTGTCGGCTAGCATAGCGG comes from Actimicrobium sp. CCC2.4 and encodes:
- the tig gene encoding trigger factor, with translation MATAVETLEKLERRITITVPLADVQAEVEKRLKVRAKSAKAPGFRPGKVPMKMVAAQFGYQVETEVLNDKVGRAFNDAANENSLRVAGYPRIEPKAAGEDAVEGSILFEATFEIYPEVIVGDLSVTEVEKTVTEVTDAEIDKTIAILRKQRAHFHVKGEQDAHGDGGPDQTAQKDNRVTVDFTGMIDGVEFPGGKADDYAFVLGEGRMLPEFEAAITGLKVGEAKTFPLAFPADYHGKDVAGKTAEFTITLKKLEWAHMPEVDAEFAITLGVEDGDITKMRADIKLNLEREVGGRTKAKTKDSVMDALIKSAQLDVPNALVEQDVERLVELTRKDMQQRGMDVKSMPFPPELFTAQAERRVRLGLILAEVVKTNSLQATADQVKAQVEDFAKSYEDPQQVMQYYFSDRNRLAEVEALVLEENVVNYVLGKSKVTEKLVAFDELMGNNAQA
- a CDS encoding efflux RND transporter periplasmic adaptor subunit, whose protein sequence is MASRLNSSRFPVASTTSLVLTLALLAACSKPVEKAEDIRPVRAMTLAAADTEAKAEFSGDVRPRIESRLGFRVGGKIVARKVEVGSLVKRGQVLMQLDPQDLQLAQLQTAAVLKAAQSNRDLARAEQQRYEDLRARNFVSQAVLDAKQTAFQAAQASFDQATAAARNQSNQTGYATLVADVDGVVTGIDAEAGQVVAAGTPVVRVAQTREKDVVIGIPEDQVDLLRQVTDIRVHVWADPGTIIQGKLRELSPMADPVSRTFTARIALPAEATQVRLGMTAYVSFVSSIPRAMIRVPLNALVRDKSATAVWVIEGGVVKLVPVQISGPAGNDILLSGGVAPGQTIVTAGVNLLKPGQKVTILNDDLAVRDAALQSAGKSGGASK
- the hpnC gene encoding squalene synthase HpnC → MAVDHYENFPVASILLPARLRPAVEAIYAFARSADDIADEGDARPDQRIAALDAYEAQLDLIAAGGVPTEALFRKLHGIVQAWQLPLTPLRDLLSAFRQDVVTTRYADFTTLLDYCRRSANPVGALMLHLYGAADVRNLAQSDAICSALQLINFWQDVAIDWQKSRIYLPMEDLARFGVDETRLDEQRVDGAWRQLMAFEVERARALLLAGAPLALRLPGRIGWELRLVVQGGLHILAAIEAADYDVFRQRPTLRKADYLRLLWRALRM
- a CDS encoding efflux RND transporter permease subunit translates to MKGGFNLSRWALEHIPLTRYLMAVLLIGGMLSYARLGQDEDPPFTFRAMVVRATWPGATALQMAEQVADKLEKKLQETPYIDKIRSYSKPGETTIILQLRESTPPKETAASWYQVRKKIGDIRATLPAGVNGPYFNDEFGDTYGSIVALSGDGFTYAEVKDYADFVRQQLLRAKSVAKVELFGVQDERITIEFSQKKFAQLGITLDSIIAQLAAQNPVEGTGVLVTQTDNLQVRVSGALLTVKDLQNLDLRANGTSFKLGDFATVRREYRDPPQDKMRFNGKEVIGLGISMEKGGNIIELGKSLDSTLATIKAKLPVGVELSRVADQPKAVIASVSEFLHTLVEAVLIVLAVSFLALGLHTKPFRLDIRPGLVVGLTIPLVLAITFLFMRILDIDLHKISLGALIIALGLLVDDAIIAVEMMVRKMEEGLSRFDAATFAYTSTAMPMLTGTLITAAGFLPIGLAKSAAGEYTFSMFSVNALALIISWLVAVIFTPYLGYLLLKVKPAAGADAHHELFNTPMYNRFRKTVNWCVEWRKTTILLTLAAFGLGVFGFKFIEQQFFPDSSRTELMVELWLPEGSAFKATEAQAKKFEAFIQKQDGVESVTSYVGTGSPRFYLPLDQIFPQTNVSQIVVLAKDLKAREALRLKIVAIFKTDFPEVRGRVKLLPNGPPVPYPVQFRVTGTEVTKVRAIADQVKDIMRTNPNAIGVNDNWNESVKVLRIDLDQEKMRAVGVTSQAVMRAANTILTGSTVGQYRDGNRLIDIVVRQPVEERSTISALDQANIPTASGKSVPLSQLARARFVWEPGVIWREGREWAVTVQSDVADGIQGPTVSGQINPKLDVLRASLPAGYKIDLAGAAADSGKAQESIAANVPLVIFIIFTLLMLQLHSFSRSLLVFLTGPLGVAGAAMALLLLNRPFGFVAQLGVIALFGMIIRNSVILIDQIEQDIAAGAAPWDAIVESAVRRCRPIILTAAAAVLAMIPLSRSVFWGPMAVAIMGGLIVATALTLLFLPALYAAWFRVKKPSVT